From the Aspergillus puulaauensis MK2 DNA, chromosome 1, nearly complete sequence genome, the window AGCATCTCAGTAGCGTTGGCTGACTCGACGTCTTGTGATGCTGGCTGGATGGCCCGAGATGCCGTTTGCCGAGGAGTTGGCAGCTACAGTAGTTCAGTCTGGACTACTACTATTGGGGGTTTAAAGGGTACAGTAACTGGTTCGTACAAGTGATTTCATAATACACCATCACAATCCTATAGCTATGACTTCCAAGTTGACTATGGCTAGATCTTAGGGTTGAACCGCCGCTTAAACCTACCAAAatcaccaccatcattaGGCTTGATGGCATTGTCATATGCCCATTTCGTCAGTCCAATTGGGTAGCTTTGCAAATTAGCCTCGTTCATACCTCCCAGGCAGAAGACAACTTACCAGCTCTCGACCAAGAACGCCATGGTGTCATCCGGCACACGCTCCGGACGCAGGACTTTCTTCATTGCGTTCTCGGTATCAGACGCTGACAATCCATGAGGACTCAGGACGTTGTTTAACCCGCTCATGCCGTACAACTGCGGTGGTACGCGGGATAGATCGAATCCTCCGCTCAGGACAGATGAGAACTCGGACATGGTGTTTCGGTGGAAATACGGGATTTGGAACGTATCTTCCATGACCATCCACCTAgggccgaggacgaggaagtcAACTGCAGCATGGTCTGGTTTGTCGGATGGACAGGAGAGAACAATGTAGATTGACGGATCCTATATACCCGGTTAAGGATTAACCAAGATAATGTATCTGGAGTACTTACCTGGTGATCATAAAGGGTCGATCCCATCGGCATGAATTTTCCTAAACCGTCAGTCCCTAACTCCTAGGCATGTCAGAGGTCACCCACCCAAATCATACTTGAATGGATAGTACGTTCCATGCCATGCAACAGCATTAAACGCACTCCCTTTCATCTCCGTCTTATGGACCTGACCCCCAAACTTGGCAATAACCTCCGTGACATCTTCTGTGTCAATATATCCAGCCTTCGGAATCTCAAAGTCCCGCACGTTCGCCAGCCCCATGGATCCAATCGGGCCAAGCTCAGGAACATCAAAGTGCCCAGAGTACGCCTCGATGACATGTCCACGAGACGGTCCAGAAGGCAACGATACCCGGAACCGAATACCCCTGGGGACGACACATATTTCGCGCGGACGCACCCGCATATCGCCCAACTCGGTCCGGATATCCAACACCCCGATCTGCGGAACAATGAGCAGATCGCCGTCGGCAGAGTAAAAAGCCTGCTTCTCATCCATGCTAACTCCACATGTGAAGAAGTAGTAAGCCACACCGTTCTTCGTCGTTGGATCCCCTGCGCCCCCGATCATCTCCAACCCATCCAGGAAGgtcttgtctttcttgacTTGAGCCGGCGGCCATATCAGTTGATCCGGGACGAAGTTGAGCTCTGAGCGCAGGCGGTGGCTTAGCGGGTGGTCAGGGACTCTAGTCCACCCGGACTGCGCAGTAGATGGAAGAATCCGGTATATGAAAGTCTGCTTGTTCAAAGCCCGCTTGGCCGTGAAGGAAGTCCCGCTGATGCGCTCGGGGTATAGACCTAGGGCATGGCGTTGGGGGAGACTCTGTGGTCGTGGGAGCGCATCTTTCACGGCCTCTGACCTGGATTATGGTTAGAAGACGCACAGCTCTAACGAGCAGCCAAGGCACGGTTCGCACTCATGGTATGAATTAAGACCGGTGTGGTATGCGAATGGATCCTCGATGGCGAATTTGGATCCCGGCATTTTGTAGATTCTCCTCTGGTTAGAGTACAAGGGCTGTATTGTATATCGCT encodes:
- a CDS encoding uncharacterized protein (COG:E;~EggNog:ENOG410PM1W;~InterPro:IPR014710,IPR011051,IPR005708;~PFAM:PF04209;~go_function: GO:0004411 - homogentisate 1,2-dioxygenase activity [Evidence IEA];~go_process: GO:0006559 - L-phenylalanine catabolic process [Evidence IEA];~go_process: GO:0006570 - tyrosine metabolic process [Evidence IEA];~go_process: GO:0055114 - oxidation-reduction process [Evidence IEA]), with the protein product MPGSKFAIEDPFAYHTGLNSYHESEAVKDALPRPQSLPQRHALGLYPERISGTSFTAKRALNKQTFIYRILPSTAQSGWTRVPDHPLSHRLRSELNFVPDQLIWPPAQVKKDKTFLDGLEMIGGAGDPTTKNGVAYYFFTCGVSMDEKQAFYSADGDLLIVPQIGVLDIRTELGDMRVRPREICVVPRGIRFRVSLPSGPSRGHVIEAYSGHFDVPELGPIGSMGLANVRDFEIPKAGYIDTEDVTEVIAKFGGQVHKTEMKGSAFNAVAWHGTYYPFKYDLGKFMPMGSTLYDHQDPSIYIVLSCPSDKPDHAAVDFLVLGPRWMVMEDTFQIPYFHRNTMSEFSSVLSGGFDLSRVPPQLYGMSGLNNVLSPHGLSASDTENAMKKVLRPERVPDDTMAFLVESCYPIGLTKWAYDNAIKPNDGGDFGRFKRRFNPKI